The Pseudomonas sp. KU26590 genomic sequence GCTTGCCTTCATTGCGGATCACCACATCGTCTTTCTGGTCGCGCATGAACTTGGTCGTCACCTTCAGGTGAATCAACTCATCCGTGCTCGGCGTGTGCAGAAGCAGATGCAGCCACTCGTACTGACCCACCGCCAGACGGCTCATGGGCAAATCAAACCACCAGATATTGCGCTTGGGGTCGAGTACGGCGAAGTGCGTGTTATTGGTGCCGAGCACGGCGCCGCCGAGCTGTTCATTACGGCGCGCAATGGCCTGCTGCTTATCGAGTTTCATAACATTCCTGGATCACGGTCTCGTCAACCTGGCCCGACGCCCTGAGCGCCGCCGGTTCGGTCGCGCATTCTCCGGGGTTCTCGGGGAAACATAAAGGCAAAATTGGCTGGCGCGACTGGTGTTCTCCGGATGTCAGCGCCTGGACGGGCCTCTTCCCGGCTAAAGCCGGTCCCACTAAAAGCAATGCATGCAGTCAGTGGCACCGGCGCCGCCCGCTGTAGGACCGGCTTCAGCCGGGAAGCCCTTGATCTGCTTAGCGCGCTTTTGATCTGCTCTTGATCTTCATACGCATAAAGCCCAGACACCACCAAACGCGACTTGGGCGCAGGCCGAACGCAGACGATGCGCAGTGGGCCGAGCCGCATGGATGCGGCGAGAGCGCCGTCAGGACATGGATGTCCGTTCGGCGCGGGCCCACGGAGCGTCGTCGGAGTGAGGGTATTCCGACGCAGGAGGAACCCAGCCAGGAGCAAGCACCTTTGGTTACTTGGGGATGGTGCGACTTTCGACTTTGCCAAGTAACTCGCCGAAGGCGAAACAGCTCTGCCGTTAGGCAGAGCACTAATCCACGCGGCTTAGCGAAATAATTGGAACCTCTGATTCACGGCTCCGGTCAGTTCTAGTGTCGAGTTAATGACATCCTATTCTCACCCTGGAGTGAACCCTATGAGCAGCACCGGCGATAAAGTCAAAGGCATGGCTAACGAAGCAGTAGGCAACGTCAAGCAGGGCGTCGGCAAAGTGACCGACAACGACAAACTGCGTGCCGAAGGCAAAGCGCAAGAAATCAAAGGCGAAGTCCAACAAACCGTTGGCGACGCAAAAGACGCCGTGAAAAAAGGCGTCGACAAGGTCTGAATCCCTTGCGTCCGGAGCCAGCATGCTTCAGGCGACCTGATTCGCAACACCGTAACGGCCATCTTCTGATGGCCGTTATCGTTTGCGCTCCCGACCCCGTGAAACACATCAAATGTAGCCAACACCCCGGCCAGCCTGTAAAAAGCCTGCCCGTTCGGGCAACTGACGGAATTTCAACGCGATTGCCCGCTCGTATGCATACCGCTTGTAGATACCCTTGAATCAATAACCGTGCTTCGGCTACATCTGTGTCGCGAAAGGAGACGCCATGATATTCCCGGACTTGCGCCAGCTCAGCATCAAGACAGTGTTGGTCAGAACGGTCAAAGAGTTTGTCGATGACGAGATGTCGACGTACGCCTCCGCGCTGGCCTACCAGATGCTGTTTTCGCTGTTCCCGTTTCTGCTCTTCCTCATTGCCCTTATCGGTTTCCTGCACCTGCCGGACTTTTTCAGCTGGCTGCGACTGCAGTCCGAGCTGGTCCTGCCGCCGCAGGCCCTCGACCAAGTCAACCCGGTCATCGACCAGCTGCAACAGTCCAAGGGCGGCTTGCTGTCGATCGGTATCGTCATCGCGCTCTGGACCGCCTCCGCCGGCGTGCGATTGATGATGAGTGCCATGAACGCCGCGTATGACGTGGTTGAAGCGCGCCCGGCCTGGAAACGCATCCCTCTGTCGGTGTTCTACACCATCGGCATCGCCGGCATGTTGCTCACGGTTGCCGCGCTGATGGTCACCGGCCCGGTGGTCATGAACTGGCTTGCCTCGCAGATCGGCATGGAAGACTTCATTGTCACGCTGTGGACGATTCTGCGCTGGCCGCTGATCATCATCCTGCTGATGGTCGCGGTGGCGATCATGTACTACGTGATGCCCGACGTTAAACAGAGCTTTCGCTTCATCACCCCGGGCTCAGTGCTTGCGGTCGTGGTGTGGATTGTTGCTTCTCTGGGCTTTGCCTATTACGTGAAGACTTTCGCCGACTACAACGCGATGTACGGCAGCATCGGGGCGATCATCGTGTTGCTGCTGTATTTCTACATTTCGGCGGCGGTGTTATTGCTGGGCGCTGAGATGAACGCCGTGATTGAACATATGTCTGCCGAAGGCAAGGAGAAGGGTGAGAAGGAAGCGGGCGAACGCGACGGCATCGCTGACGGTGAGGCGGTGCACCTCAAGCAGCATGTCTCGGGCCTTGGCCGCGATCACACCCATGACCATGATGACGACTACACCCCTGTGCCGTCGGTGCTGAAGACCGATAAATTCTGATAACGCTCACGGCAGAAGGCGTCCACTGGTGGCGCTTCTGCCTGTTGTAGAGGGCCCGCAATGATTCGCGAAATTCTGAAGATGGGCGACGAGCGTTTGCTGCGCATCGCGCCACCTGTCCCTGAATCGATGTTCGGTTCCCGTGAGCTGAAGACGCTCATCGAGGACATGTTCGAGACCATGGAAAGCGTCGGCGGTGTCGGCCTGGCCGCGCCGCAGATCGGCATTGATCTGCAACTGGTGATCTTCGGTTTCGAGAGCAGCGATCGTTATCCGGATGCAGAGGAGGTCCCCCAGACTATTCTGCTCAATCCGCTGATCACGCCGCTGGAGCAAACCCTGGAAGAGGGCTGGGAGGGCTGCCTGTCGGTGCCGGGCCTGCGCGGTGTGGTTGATCGCTACGAGCACATCCGTTACGAAGGTTTTGACCCGGACGGCAAGCTTATCCAGCGTGAAGCCCGCGGTTTTCATGCGCGGGTCGTCCAGCATGAATGCGATCACCTGATCGGCCGGCTTTACCCGTCACGCATTACCGACTTCAGCCGCTTCGGCTTCATCGAAGTGCTGTTCCCGGGGATGGACCCGAACTCGGACGAGTGACGATGCAATTTGAGAAGTCCGCTGGGTATCGCGCTGACCCTTGCGGGAGCGAGGTCGCTGTAGCTGGCTGAATGCGGTTTTCTGTAGGAGCCGGCTTGCTGGCGAACCCAATGTGTCAGCGCCATTGATGTCGCCTGGAACCCCTCATTCGCCAGCAAGCCGGCTCCTGCAGAAGAATGCAGTGCCCCAGCAAGATCATCTCGACGCCAGTCATTTCACCGGCTTAATGAACCGAAGGGTCATGCGGTCGGACTCGCCTATCGCCAGAAACTTCGCCTTGTCCTGCTCACCCTTGACCAGTGCCGGTGGCAACGTCCAGACGCCGTCGGGGTAGTCCTTGGTGTCTTTGGGGTTGGCATTGATTTCGCTCTGACCAGCCAGTGTGAAACCCGCGTTCTGCGCCAGTTTGATCACGTAGTCGGTCGGCAGGTAGCCGTTTTGTGCGTTGTCCTTGGCGGTGGTGCCGGGTTTGGCCCGGTGATCGACAACGCCCAGCGTCCCGCCCGGTTTCAGCACTTCGTAAAACGCCTTGAACGTCGCCGCTTCGTTGCCGGCGTCGACCCAGTTGTGCACGTTGCGGAAGGTCAGCACGGTGTCGGCCGAGCCTGGCTTGCCGAAGACCGGCGCCTGGGGCGCGTAGGCCACGACCGCGACCTTGCTGTAATGCGCTGGGTCGGCGGCGTATTTCTGCTTCAGGCTGTCGGCGGATTTCTTCGCGTCATCGCTGGTGGCGGGGTCGACGATTGCAGCGACGTAATGCCCCTTGTCGTTGAGCAGCGGCGCCAACAGTTCGCTGTACCAGCCATTGCCTGGCGTGATTTCGATGACCGTCTGATCAGGGCGCAGACCAAAAAACGTCAGTGTCTGCTCGGGGTGGCGGTATTGATCGCGCGCCGCATTCTGCGGTAAACGCCAGTTGCCGCTGAGCACGGTTGTGAACTGCTCGTGACTGACGGTGGATTCCGGCGCAGCACTCGCCGCCACCGCCAAGCCCGTCGCCGAAAGTGCCGCGAGAGAGAAAACCATAAGCGCCGGCTTCATGTGCATCCTGCTTGTTCAAGAAATGATCGGCGAGGCTAGCACGCAAGGCCGGGCCTGCGATGGCACGTTTGGTTTGGTGTACTGCAGGAAAGGTTCTAAGCCTGCCAGCCGATCAATCAGCGCTGCGCACAAGCGAGATCAAACCCTTCGTCTGCCGATAACGCGCCAGCCGTGTGGCCAGTTCCTGCGGCAAATCCTGAGCCTCAACAAAGCCAATGCGCTGATAAAACCTGCTCAACTCAGGCTCACAGAACAACCAGACCTTGCCTTCAACCGACGTCAGCGCTGCCGCGATCAACCCCGCTGCGACACCTCGCCCACGCTCGGCCGGCGCAACAAACAGCCCGGTCAACCAGTGCCCGTCCGTAAAAGGCTTCAGGCATAAACCGCCAACGATCTCCGACCTGCGCGCCACCCACATCTGCGCCTCACCCTTGGCGCGCATGGGCGAGCGATGGGCGCGGTAGAACTTCTCCAGCAACGGGCGTTGCACATCGGGAAGGGTCGAAAACTGGATGTCGGGCATGTGCGGCAGGCGTCGGGTTGAGGGTGGATCCAGCGCATCGTTCTACCGTCATAACCAATCGATCTACAAGTTTTTCCTGCGCCATTGCACAACCGGTTATCAGCCCGAATGCAGGAACCGGCAATGCCCCACTACCTGGACGACGCACAGCGCGAAGAGATCAAGCGACTGCGCGCAAGCTTTATGGGCCGCACGGAATGGCCGACCTGGTTGCTGTTGATCGGTGTGTACGCAGGCTGGCCGACGTTGCTGCTCGCCAGTCCGCACTTGGGCGTTTGGCCGACGACGCTGTTGATGATCCCGTTACTGGTGCTGTGGATGTCCGTGCAACACGAGGTGCTGCACGGCCACCCGACGCGTTCGTTGCGCCTCAACAAGGTGCTCGGTTACGCGCCCTTCGCGGTCTGGTACCCGTATACCCTGTATCGCGACACCCATATGCAGCACCACTGCGACGAGGATCTGACCGTTCCCGGCCGCGACCCGGAAAGCCGCTACCTGAGTCAGCTGCACTGGAAACAGACCGGCAAGCTGATGCGTATTTTGCGCTGGCTCGACAAGACCCCGCCCGGGCGTCTGGTGTTTGGCGTGCCGTTGGCGCTGAGTAGCCTGATCGTCGGCGAAACCCGGCGATTGCTGCGTGGCGAACGTCAGGCCTGGGGGATGTGGTCGACCCATGGCGGGCTGCTGGTGCTGATGTTTTTGTTCATCGAGCAATACAGCGCGATCTCGGCCGTGCATTACGTGATCTTGTGCAGCGTGCCGGCGCTGGCGGTGTCGATGGTTCGCTCCTACTACGAGCACCGCCCCGGCGAGCAACCGCAGGAGCGCACGGTGATCAACGAGGCCTCGTGGCCGTGGGCCTGGCTGTTCCTGAACCTGAACCTGCACCTGGTCCACCACGACTTGCCCGGCTTGTCGTGGTATCACATGCCCGTCGTGTATCGGGCGCGACGCGAGCAGTGGCTGGCACGCAGCGGCGGATTTCTGGTGGCCGGTTACGCGGAACTCTTTCGTCGTCACAGCTTCAATCCTATCGACAGCCCGCAACATCCCTACATCTGAAACCCCACGTCTGATGAGGAAGACCGAACATGCCCCAAGGCTTCGCCGAGCTGTTGATGTACGTCGCGCCGCCGCGCATTGAGCAGGCGCAGGAACAGTGGCTGAGCCGCGTACTGGACATCCTCGGCGTGGAGCGGCTCGATGCGCAGGCTCTGGATCTAAAGGCGCTATGGCTGTCGCCGCACTTGCTGCTCACGCAAACCTGCGGCTATCCGCTGATGACGGCGTTGCGGGGCCAGGTGCAGGTGGTCGGGCGTCCTGTTTATCAGTTGCCCCACAGTGCCGATGGCAACCACTGCAGCCTGTTGGTTGCCCGCGAAGAAGACCCGCGTCAGGCCCTCGTCGAGTTCAGGGGCAGTCATGGCCTGCTCAATTCTCGGGATTCCAACTCCGGCATGAACCTGTTTCGCCACGCCTTGGCGCCGTTTCAACAGCATGGGAAGTTCTTCGCTGACGTCACGCTCACCGGCGGTCATCGCGCAAGCCTGGCCGCGATCAAAGCGGGCGATGGCGATCTGGCCGCCATCGACAGCGTGACCTTCGACTACCTGACCGGCGACGCCAGTGAGGAAGTCGCCGGAGTGAAGGTGATTGCGCGCACGGCGAACGGGCCGTGTCTGCCCTACATCACCCGCCTAGGCGCCGATGCTGATGCCATCCGCGAGGCGATGAATCAGGCGCTGAACGAACTCCCCGATGTCGCCCACGTGTTGGCGATCAGCGAAGTGTTGCCGGCAAGTGAGGCGGATTATCAGGTGCTGCTGGATTATCAGCAGCAGGCGGTATCCCATGGCCTACCTATGCTCTAGTTATTCCGTAGTGATCTATAAGAATCACTTTTAAGTATTTTTACTGCATAACCGCGCTTGCTAGCATGCCCTCTCGGAAACTCCCGACGATAAAAAGATCAGGGCAGGGGATGTCTTATGGCTGGCGCCGATGTGATGCATCGCCACTACCTCAGCGAGTTGTTTGTGCAGCACCATGGGTGGCTGTGCCTGCGCTTGCGCCGGCTGCTGGACTCCGAGCAGAGCGCCGAAGATGTTGCGTCCGAAACCTTCCTGCAACTGCTGGCTTCGCCCAACGTCGTGCCGATTCGCGACCCGCGCGCGCTGCTCACCACCATCGCCCAACGCCTGGTGTATGAGCGCTGGCGGCGGCGCGATCAGGAGCGCAATTATCTGCAAGGCCTGTCCCAAGAAGCGGATATCCCCTACGCCTCGGCAGAAAGCCACGCCGCCACGCTGCAGATGCTTGACCGTCTGGATCGCCGCCTCGACCGTCTGCCCGCGAAGATCAAATCAACCTTTGTGCTCTCGCGTCGCGGCGGTCTGACCTATCCTGAAATTGCCGCGCATCTGGGTATTTCCCAGCGCTCGGTGAGCGACTATATGGATCAGGCTGAAACCTGTTGCCGTCGCGCTTGTCTGGAATAGAGCGTGCGCTGTGCCTGGCCACTGTGCCAAACCGATTGAGCTCCTCCCATCTTCGAGCGACGAGAGACATCCATGACACCAATCAAAAAATTGCTGGGCGGCTCGCTGCTGGCACTGGCTGCCCTGACGGGGTCGGCGTACGGCGCAGAAAAAACCGCGCCGATTCATTTCGGTGACATCACCTGGGAGAGCGGCAGCCTGATCACCGAAATCCTGCGCACCATCGTGGAAAAAGGATACGGCTATCCCACTGACACCCTGCCGGGCAGCACGGTCAGTCTCGAAGCGGCGCTGGCGAAGAACGACATTCAGGTGATCGGCGAAGAGTGGGCGGGCCGCAGCCCTGCGTGGGTCAAGGCCGAGGCGGAAGGCAAGGTCCACGGCCTGGGCAATATCGTCAAAGGCGCAACGGAAGGCTGGTGGGTGCCGGAATTCGTCATCAAGGGCGACCCGGAGCGCGGCATCAAACCGCTGGCGCCAGACCTGAAATCGGTGTCCGACCTGCCCAAATACAAAGACGTGTTCAAGGACCCGGAATCCCCGGACAAGGGCCGCTTCCTCAACAGCCCGACCGGCTGGACCTCGGAGATCGTCAACACCCAGAAGCTCAAGGCCTACAAACTCAACGACAGCTACGTGAACTTCCGCACCGGTTCGGGCGCGGCGCTGGATGCTGAAGTCGCGTCGTCTATCCGTCGCGGCAAGCCGGTGTTGTTCTACTACTGGTCGCCGACGCCGCTGCTGGGTCGCTTCAAGCTGATCAAACTGGAAGAGCCGCCGTTCAACGAAGCCGCCTGGAAAACCCTCGCCGATGCCAGCAATCCCAACCCGATTGGCTCCAGCTCCCTCGCTGCGCATCTGGCCATCGGCGTGTCGGAACCGTTCCGTCAGCAGTATCCGGATCTGGTGAGCTTCTTCGAAAAGGTGGATCTGCCTATCGACCAGTTGAACAAAACCCTGGGCGAGATGAGCGAGAAGCGCCAAGAGCCAAGTGTCGTGGCGAAGAGCTTCCTGAAGGATCACCCGGAAGTCTGGACCGCCTGGGTGCCAGCTGAGGTTGCCAGCAAGGTGAAGGCGGGCCTGTAAGCGCTTTCTCACCAAACCGTGGGACAAGCGGGCTGCCGCTTGTCTCGCAGGCAATTCCGTTCATGCACGAGTCACCCTTCATGAACCCCTCATTCATTCCCCTTCACACCGAACGCCTGATCCTGCGCGAACTCACCCCGGACGACACCCCCGCGCTGGCGCAAATCCTGGGCGATGCCGAGGTGATGCGCCATTCGGTGGCAGGCGTGTTGTCGGAAAAGGCCACCGGTGAGTTCATCGACTGGTGCCAGTTCTCCTACCGTGAGCGCGGCTTTGGTCCTTGGGCAGTGGTGGAAAAATCCACCTCAACCCTGGCTGGCTTCTGCGGTCTCAATGCCGAGCGGGTTGATGAGAAGGACGAGATCGAGATTGGCTACCGGCTTGCGACCCGATTCTGGGGTAAAGGTCTCGGCACCGAGGCGGCGCGCAGCGCGGTGGCTTACGGCTTTGAAGCGCTGCAGGTGCCATCGTTGATTGCCATCGTTCAGCCGACCAATCTCGCGTCGGTCAAGGTGATCAAAAAGCTCGGGTTCGGCGGGTTCGTCCACAGCCAGTATCATCGCCAGGGCGTCAGGATTTACCGCATGACCGCGCAGCAATGGGCGCTGGGTGGTTCAGCAGAATTGGCTTGAGACTTTCCCGGCTGAAGCCGGGCCAACAGGTACGCGATCCCCGTAGGACCGGCTTCAGCCGGGAAGGCGTCAGCTATTCCAATGCAGAACTCACGGCGTACACGCTGGCCTCTTCCCGGCTAAAGCCGGTCCTACACGTTGTGCACTGCTCGGCCGGGGATCGCTCATTGATGGATATCTCGGCCCTCAACTGTTAGCGTCCAG encodes the following:
- a CDS encoding CsbD family protein; translation: MSSTGDKVKGMANEAVGNVKQGVGKVTDNDKLRAEGKAQEIKGEVQQTVGDAKDAVKKGVDKV
- a CDS encoding YihY/virulence factor BrkB family protein; the encoded protein is MIFPDLRQLSIKTVLVRTVKEFVDDEMSTYASALAYQMLFSLFPFLLFLIALIGFLHLPDFFSWLRLQSELVLPPQALDQVNPVIDQLQQSKGGLLSIGIVIALWTASAGVRLMMSAMNAAYDVVEARPAWKRIPLSVFYTIGIAGMLLTVAALMVTGPVVMNWLASQIGMEDFIVTLWTILRWPLIIILLMVAVAIMYYVMPDVKQSFRFITPGSVLAVVVWIVASLGFAYYVKTFADYNAMYGSIGAIIVLLLYFYISAAVLLLGAEMNAVIEHMSAEGKEKGEKEAGERDGIADGEAVHLKQHVSGLGRDHTHDHDDDYTPVPSVLKTDKF
- the def gene encoding peptide deformylase — encoded protein: MIREILKMGDERLLRIAPPVPESMFGSRELKTLIEDMFETMESVGGVGLAAPQIGIDLQLVIFGFESSDRYPDAEEVPQTILLNPLITPLEQTLEEGWEGCLSVPGLRGVVDRYEHIRYEGFDPDGKLIQREARGFHARVVQHECDHLIGRLYPSRITDFSRFGFIEVLFPGMDPNSDE
- a CDS encoding class I SAM-dependent methyltransferase — encoded protein: MKPALMVFSLAALSATGLAVAASAAPESTVSHEQFTTVLSGNWRLPQNAARDQYRHPEQTLTFFGLRPDQTVIEITPGNGWYSELLAPLLNDKGHYVAAIVDPATSDDAKKSADSLKQKYAADPAHYSKVAVVAYAPQAPVFGKPGSADTVLTFRNVHNWVDAGNEAATFKAFYEVLKPGGTLGVVDHRAKPGTTAKDNAQNGYLPTDYVIKLAQNAGFTLAGQSEINANPKDTKDYPDGVWTLPPALVKGEQDKAKFLAIGESDRMTLRFIKPVK
- a CDS encoding GNAT family N-acetyltransferase, encoding MPDIQFSTLPDVQRPLLEKFYRAHRSPMRAKGEAQMWVARRSEIVGGLCLKPFTDGHWLTGLFVAPAERGRGVAAGLIAAALTSVEGKVWLFCEPELSRFYQRIGFVEAQDLPQELATRLARYRQTKGLISLVRSAD
- a CDS encoding fatty acid desaturase, which codes for MPHYLDDAQREEIKRLRASFMGRTEWPTWLLLIGVYAGWPTLLLASPHLGVWPTTLLMIPLLVLWMSVQHEVLHGHPTRSLRLNKVLGYAPFAVWYPYTLYRDTHMQHHCDEDLTVPGRDPESRYLSQLHWKQTGKLMRILRWLDKTPPGRLVFGVPLALSSLIVGETRRLLRGERQAWGMWSTHGGLLVLMFLFIEQYSAISAVHYVILCSVPALAVSMVRSYYEHRPGEQPQERTVINEASWPWAWLFLNLNLHLVHHDLPGLSWYHMPVVYRARREQWLARSGGFLVAGYAELFRRHSFNPIDSPQHPYI
- a CDS encoding phosphate/phosphite/phosphonate ABC transporter substrate-binding protein is translated as MPQGFAELLMYVAPPRIEQAQEQWLSRVLDILGVERLDAQALDLKALWLSPHLLLTQTCGYPLMTALRGQVQVVGRPVYQLPHSADGNHCSLLVAREEDPRQALVEFRGSHGLLNSRDSNSGMNLFRHALAPFQQHGKFFADVTLTGGHRASLAAIKAGDGDLAAIDSVTFDYLTGDASEEVAGVKVIARTANGPCLPYITRLGADADAIREAMNQALNELPDVAHVLAISEVLPASEADYQVLLDYQQQAVSHGLPML
- a CDS encoding sigma-70 family RNA polymerase sigma factor yields the protein MAGADVMHRHYLSELFVQHHGWLCLRLRRLLDSEQSAEDVASETFLQLLASPNVVPIRDPRALLTTIAQRLVYERWRRRDQERNYLQGLSQEADIPYASAESHAATLQMLDRLDRRLDRLPAKIKSTFVLSRRGGLTYPEIAAHLGISQRSVSDYMDQAETCCRRACLE
- a CDS encoding ABC transporter substrate-binding protein translates to MTPIKKLLGGSLLALAALTGSAYGAEKTAPIHFGDITWESGSLITEILRTIVEKGYGYPTDTLPGSTVSLEAALAKNDIQVIGEEWAGRSPAWVKAEAEGKVHGLGNIVKGATEGWWVPEFVIKGDPERGIKPLAPDLKSVSDLPKYKDVFKDPESPDKGRFLNSPTGWTSEIVNTQKLKAYKLNDSYVNFRTGSGAALDAEVASSIRRGKPVLFYYWSPTPLLGRFKLIKLEEPPFNEAAWKTLADASNPNPIGSSSLAAHLAIGVSEPFRQQYPDLVSFFEKVDLPIDQLNKTLGEMSEKRQEPSVVAKSFLKDHPEVWTAWVPAEVASKVKAGL
- a CDS encoding GNAT family N-acetyltransferase — protein: MNPSFIPLHTERLILRELTPDDTPALAQILGDAEVMRHSVAGVLSEKATGEFIDWCQFSYRERGFGPWAVVEKSTSTLAGFCGLNAERVDEKDEIEIGYRLATRFWGKGLGTEAARSAVAYGFEALQVPSLIAIVQPTNLASVKVIKKLGFGGFVHSQYHRQGVRIYRMTAQQWALGGSAELA